The Burkholderia pyrrocinia genomic sequence ATTACCACGTCGGCACCGTGCACGGCGCGGCCTGCGTCGTCACGCTCGCGCGGGTCGGCAAGGTCGCGGCCGCCGCGACGGTCAGCGCGCTGATCCATGTGTTCGGCGTGGCGGGCGTCGTGTTTACCGGCGTCGCGGGCGGCGTGTCGCGCACGGTGCGCGTCGGCGACGTCGTCGTGGCCGACATGCTGCTGCAGCACGATCTCGACGCATCGCCGCTCTTTCCGCGCTACGAGGTGCCGCTGCTCGGCATCACGCGCTTCGCGACCGACGCGGCACTGACGGCCCGTCTCAGGGCCGCGTGCATGCTGTTCGTCGCGGAAGAGGGCGCGTTGTTCGCCGAGCGCTTCGGGCTCGCCGGCGCGACGCTGCACGCAGGGCTCGTCATCAGCGGCGACCGCTTCGTGTCGAGCGAGCGCGAGGTCGTCACGCTGCGCGATGCGCTGCCGGACGCGCTCGCGGTCGAAATGGAAGGCGCGGCGATCGCGCAGGTGTGCGCGGAGCACGACGTGCCGTTCGCGCTGGTGCGCACGATCTCCGATACGGCCGACGATCATGCGACGCAGTCGTTCTCGCACTTCCTGTCGGCGATCGCGAGCAGCTATTCGTCCGGCATCCTCAAGCGTTTCCTGACGCTGCATGCGGCGACGGCGGCCTGAAGCCGCCGTCGTTTTCTCCGTACAAGCCTTTGGGCCGGCCGCGGCGAGCACGCCGCGGCCGGCTTGTCACGCCTTCTTGCGCCGGCTGCTTTCGAGGTTCGGC encodes the following:
- a CDS encoding 5'-methylthioadenosine/adenosylhomocysteine nucleosidase produces the protein MMSIDMVDMPATRPLGILAALPEELGDLITAMRADGAMKTITFGRRDYHVGTVHGAACVVTLARVGKVAAAATVSALIHVFGVAGVVFTGVAGGVSRTVRVGDVVVADMLLQHDLDASPLFPRYEVPLLGITRFATDAALTARLRAACMLFVAEEGALFAERFGLAGATLHAGLVISGDRFVSSEREVVTLRDALPDALAVEMEGAAIAQVCAEHDVPFALVRTISDTADDHATQSFSHFLSAIASSYSSGILKRFLTLHAATAA